In the genome of Pelobacter seleniigenes DSM 18267, one region contains:
- the trpB gene encoding tryptophan synthase subunit beta, whose protein sequence is MSYQYPDQRGHFGLYGGRYVAETLMPALLELEQAYAGVRQDPEFYREFEYYLKNYVGRPSPLYYAKRLSEELGGAKIYLKREDLNHTGAHKVNNTVGQILLARRMGKNKVIAETGAGQHGVATATVAALFGMECEIFMGKEDIRRQSLNVFRMKLLGAKVTEVTSGTATLKDAMNDALRHWVTHVRDTFYVIGTVAGPHPYPMMVRDFQAVIGKEAKQQLQEAEGRLPDVAVACIGGGSNAMGLFYPFIEDKGVHLLGVEAAGFGVETGKHAASISAGLPGVLHGNKTYLLQDDDGQIQHAHSISAGLDYPGVGPEHALLHDIERAEYVSVTDQEALDAFQKLTRVEGIIPALESAHAVAQVMKLAPTLSKEQIILVCLSGRGDKDIHTVADAMKVQL, encoded by the coding sequence ATGAGTTATCAGTACCCGGACCAACGCGGTCACTTCGGTCTCTATGGCGGGCGCTATGTCGCCGAAACCCTGATGCCGGCTCTTTTGGAACTGGAGCAGGCCTATGCCGGAGTGCGCCAGGACCCGGAATTTTATCGGGAATTCGAATACTATTTGAAGAATTATGTCGGCCGGCCCAGCCCCCTGTACTATGCCAAGCGGCTTAGTGAAGAACTGGGCGGCGCCAAAATTTATCTGAAGCGCGAGGACTTGAACCATACCGGCGCCCACAAGGTTAATAACACCGTCGGCCAGATTCTGCTTGCCCGGCGCATGGGCAAGAACAAGGTCATCGCCGAAACCGGGGCCGGACAGCATGGCGTTGCCACCGCCACCGTGGCCGCCCTGTTCGGCATGGAGTGCGAAATCTTCATGGGCAAGGAGGACATCCGTCGCCAGTCCCTCAATGTCTTCCGGATGAAGTTGCTCGGGGCCAAGGTGACTGAGGTCACCAGTGGCACCGCCACCCTCAAGGACGCCATGAACGACGCTCTGCGCCACTGGGTGACCCATGTCCGCGACACCTTCTATGTCATCGGGACCGTCGCCGGTCCTCATCCCTACCCGATGATGGTTCGTGACTTCCAGGCGGTTATCGGCAAGGAAGCCAAGCAGCAGCTGCAGGAAGCGGAAGGACGGCTGCCGGACGTTGCCGTGGCCTGTATCGGCGGCGGCTCCAACGCCATGGGGCTGTTTTATCCCTTCATTGAGGACAAAGGGGTCCACTTGCTCGGGGTTGAAGCGGCCGGATTCGGAGTCGAAACCGGCAAGCATGCGGCATCGATCTCGGCCGGGTTGCCCGGGGTGCTGCATGGCAACAAGACCTACCTGCTGCAGGACGATGACGGGCAGATCCAGCATGCCCACTCTATCTCCGCGGGGCTCGATTACCCGGGAGTGGGGCCGGAGCATGCGCTGCTGCACGATATTGAACGGGCCGAATATGTCTCGGTTACCGATCAGGAAGCCCTGGACGCATTTCAGAAACTGACCCGGGTCGAGGGGATTATCCCGGCCCTGGAGAGTGCACATGCCGTGGCCCAGGTCATGAAATTGGCCCCCACCCTGAGCAAGGAGCAGATCATTCTGGTCTGCCTGTCCGGGCGCGGGGATAAAGATATTCATACAGTCGCCGATGCGATGAAAGTGCAATTATAA
- a CDS encoding phosphoribosylanthranilate isomerase → MADTRVKICGITNRADACAAVAAGADALGFVFYEQSPRYVAPEQVARIVEALPPFVTTVGLFVNSPAARIREIMTLARLNLVQLHGDESAQDCIIAPFRVMKALRVRDAASLQGAEDYPVAALLLDAWSDDAYGGTGHSFDWELVRRLGCRQPLVLAGGLNPANVAAAIQTVRPYAVDVSSGVEESPGRKDVQKINEFIQQVRKA, encoded by the coding sequence GTGGCCGACACCAGAGTCAAAATATGCGGCATCACCAATCGCGCCGATGCCTGTGCAGCGGTGGCGGCCGGGGCCGATGCCCTGGGGTTTGTCTTTTATGAGCAGAGTCCCCGCTATGTTGCGCCGGAGCAGGTGGCGCGGATCGTCGAAGCGCTGCCCCCTTTTGTGACCACGGTCGGACTCTTTGTCAACAGCCCGGCGGCGCGGATCAGAGAGATCATGACCCTGGCCCGGCTCAACCTGGTCCAGTTGCACGGTGATGAAAGCGCACAGGATTGCATCATTGCACCGTTTCGGGTTATGAAGGCGCTGCGCGTCAGGGATGCCGCGTCATTGCAGGGGGCCGAAGATTATCCGGTCGCCGCGTTGTTGCTTGATGCCTGGAGTGACGATGCCTACGGCGGCACCGGTCACTCTTTTGACTGGGAACTGGTCCGGCGCCTCGGCTGCCGGCAACCGCTGGTGCTGGCCGGTGGTCTGAACCCGGCCAATGTCGCTGCGGCGATACAAACTGTCCGCCCTTACGCGGTTGATGTCTCCAGCGGAGTTGAGGAGTCCCCGGGGCGTAAAGATGTCCAGAAAATCAATGAATTCATACAGCAGGTGAGGAAAGCATGA